The Humulus lupulus chromosome 4, drHumLupu1.1, whole genome shotgun sequence genome has a window encoding:
- the LOC133831225 gene encoding protein RGF1 INDUCIBLE TRANSCRIPTION FACTOR 1-like: MDKMLVPPWLEPLLTTSFFTVCRTHGDAARSECNMYCLDCNNGGGGGGGGGGGATAFCFYCRSSRHKDHQVIQIRRSSYHDVVRVSEIQKVLDISGVQTYVINSARVLFLNERPQPKTGKGVAHICEICGRSLLDPFRFCSLGCKLVGIKRNGDANFTLEGKNEEEMGRREGISSRRGLLREEDELREGSHQDIYPPTPSPPPSSARRRKGIPHRAPFGS, encoded by the exons ATG GACAAAATGCTTGTGCCGCCGTGGCTCGAGCCATTGCTAACGACGTCGTTTTTCACTGTTTGCCGCACTCACGGCGACGCCGCCAGAAGCGAATGTAACATGTACTGTCTGGATTGCAACAACGGCGGCGGCGGCGGAGGCGGAGGCGGAGGCGGCGCCACTGCGTTTTGCTTCTACTGCCGCTCCTCCCGGCATAAAGATCATCAAGTCATTCag ATTAGGCGATCTTCGTATCACGATGTGGTGAGAGTGTCTGAGATTCAGAAAGTGTTGGATATAAGTGGGGTTCAGACGTATGTGATAAACAGTGCGAGGGTTTTGTTCCTCAACGAGAGACCCCAGCCTAAGACCGGTAAGGGCGTCGCTCACATTTGTGAAATCTGTGGGAGGAGCCTACTGGACCCGTTTCGATTTTGTTCACTTGGTTGcaag cTTGTGGGAATAAAGAGAAATGGTGATGCAAACTTTACTTTAGAGGGAAAGAATGAAGAGGAAATGGGAAGAAGAGAAGGGATATCGTCAAGAAGAGGGTTATTAAGGGAAGAAGATGAGTTGCGTGAAGGCTCACATCAAGACATTTATCCCCCCACGCCTTCTCCACCTCCTTCTAgtgcaagaagaagaaaaggcaTACCTCATAGGGCTCCATTTGGGTCCTAA
- the LOC133831226 gene encoding phospholipase D alpha 1-like, protein MPQLLHGALIATIHSVDKLQSGCFNFCGGVSPKKILAGVKKAVSCRPEIVGPKLYATVDLDKARVARTSMVQKNTNHPVWNESFYIYCAHWTSEVIFTIKNDELVGATLIGRAYFPVDTIFTRHVVNNEEIPILDEERKPTGSKIRVTLQFVRITDEQNWSSGIRNPQYQGVPRTFFHQRQGCKVTLYQDAHVPSYFDTIVASSFGQLFQPHRCWEDIFDAITNAKHLIYITGWSIYTQITLVRDPTTPKLGADSTLGELLRRKADEGVSVLVLIWDDRTSLMELKKDGLMATHDQETEEYFRNTNVHCFLCPRNPDHDRSIVQGFETSAMFTHHQKTIVVDSELHEKESLKRRIVSFVGGIDLCDGRYDTYNHPLFSSLATTHHNDFHQPNFPGASINKGGPREPWHDIHCRLEGPVAWDVLYNFEQRWRKQVGNKFIIPMSRLDTILVPPTYGMSPNDDTETWSVQLFRSIDGGAVTGFPENPGEAAKMGLVSGKNNVIERSIQDAYINAIRRAKNFIYIENQYFLGSSFGWRASDIKVEEINALHLIPKELSLKIVSKIEAGQRFVVYIIIPMWPEGIPESGSVQAILDWQRRTMEMMYSDITQALQRKGLHADPREYLTFFCLGNRERSNMAEYVPPERPDADTDYSRAQQSRRFMIYVHSKLMIVDDEYIIIGSANINQRSMDGARDSEIAMGAFQPHHLVGHEPARGQIFGFRMSLWMEHLGYFENTFENPETLECVHRVNMYAQKYWEAYSSNTFDDDVLPGHLLRYPVEVKNNGTIGELPGFKFFPDTKAPVLGNKSDYLPPIITT, encoded by the exons ATGCCACAGTTGCTTCACGGGGCGCTTATCGCCACCATTCACAGCGTTGATAAGCTTCAAAGTGGATGTTTCAACTTCTGTGGCGGTGTG TCACCTAAAAAAATTCTAGCCGGCGTCAAGAAAGCGGTATCTTGTCGGCCTGAG ATTGTTGGACCAAAACTCTATGCAACAGTTGATTTAGATAAGGCGAGGGTTGCACGTACCAGTATGGTGCAAAAAAATACCAACCATCCAGTTTGGAACGAATCTTTTTACATTTATTGTGCCCATTGGACCTCAGAGGTGATATTCACAATAAAAAATGATGAACTTGTTGGGGCAACGTTAATTGGAAGAGCTTATTTTCCTGTTGACACTATCTTCACCAGGCATGTGGTAAATAATGAAGAGATTCCAATCTTAGATGAAGAACGAAAACCAACGGGTTCTAAAATTCGTGTTACTTTACAATTTGTTCGCATTACTGATGAACAAAATTGGTCATCAGGAATCAGAAACCCCCAATATCAGGGAGTTCCCAGAACATTCTTCCATCAAAGACAAGGTTGCAAAGTCACCCTTTACCAAGATGCCCATGTTCCGAGTTATTTCGATACAATTGTGGCTTCATCTTTTGGACAGTTATTTCAGCCCCATAGATGTTGGGAGGACATCTTTGATGCAATCACTAATGCCAAACACTTGATTTACATAACTGGATGGTCTATCTATACTCAAATAACCTTGGTAAGAGACCCAACCACGCCAAAACTTGGAGCAGATAGTACACTTGGAGAGCTTCTAAGGAGGAAGGCTGATGAAGGTGTCTCAGTTCTTGTGCTTATCTGGGATGACAGGACCTCTCTTATGGAATTAAAGAAGGATGGTTTAATGGCAACACATGATCAAGAGACTGAAGAATACTTTCGCAACACAAATGTGCATTGTTTCTTGTGCCCTCGAAATCCTGATCATGACAGAAGCATAGTTCAGGGATTCGAGACCTCTGCCATGTTTACTCATCATCAGAAAACTATTGTTGTTGATAGCGAGTTACATGAAAAAGAGTCTCTAAAGAGGAGGATTGTGAGTTTTGTTGGAGGTATTGATCTTTGCGATGGAAGATATGATACATATAACCACCCTCTATTCAGTTCTTTGGCCACGACCCACCACAATGATTTTCACCAACCAAACTTTCCAGGCGCTTCCATCAATAAAGGTGGTCCAAGGGAGCCTTGGCATGACATCCATTGCAGGCTCGAAGGACCTGTCGCTTGGGACGTCTTGTACAACTTTGAGCAAAGGTGGAGAAAACAAGTTGGTAATAAGTTCATAATTCCAATGAGTAGGTTGGACACTATTCTTGTTCCCCCAACATATGGCATGTCACCAAATGATGACACTGAAACATGGAGTGTTCAACTGTTTCGATCCATTGATGGTGGGGCTGTCACTGGTTTCCCTGAGAATCCTGGGGAAGCAGCAAAAATGGGGCTTGTATCTGGGAAGAACAATGTTATTGAGCGCAGCATTCAGGATGCTTATATCAATGCTATTCGGCGAGCCAAAAATTTCATTTACATAGAAAACCAGTATTTCCTAGGAAGCTCCTTTGGTTGGAGAGCTTCAGATATTAAGGTTGAGGAGATCAATGCTTTGCATCTTATACCGAAAGAGCTCTCACTGAAAATTGTTAGTAAAATTGAAGCAGGGCAAAGGTTTGTAGTATACATCATTATCCCAATGTGGCCAGAAGGAATTCCCGAGAGTGGTTCTGTTCAGGCTATATTAGATTGGCAAAGGCGTACGATGGAAATGATGTATTCTGATATCACTCAAGCCCTTCAAAGAAAAGGTTTACATGCAGACCCCAGAGAATATTTGACATTTTTTTGCCTTGGAAATCGAGAGCGAAGTAATATGGCAGAATATGTACCCCCAGAAAGACCAGATGCTGACACTGATTATAGTAGAGCCCAGCAATCCAGGCGTTTCATGATTTACGTTCATTCAAAGTTGATGATAG TTGATGATGAATATATAATCATTGGATCAGCCAACATTAATCAAAGATCTATGGACGGTGCTAGGGACTCTGAGATTGCTATGGGGGCATTCCAGCCACACCATTTAGTCGGCCATGAACCAGCCAGAGGCCAAATATTTGGATTTCGAATGTCGTTGTGGATGGAACACCTTGGCTATTTTGAGAATACCTTTGAAAACCCTGAAACCCTAGAATGTGTCCATAGGGTGAATATGTATGCTCAAAAGTATTGGGAAGCTTACTCAAGCAATACATTTGATGATGATGTATTGCCAGGTCATCTTCTTCGCTACCCTGTTGAAGTAAAGAACAATGGAACTATTGGGGAGTTGCCAGGGTTTAAGTTCTTCCCAGACACCAAGGCCCCAGTGTTGGGCAACAAATCTGATTACCTTCCTCCAATCATTACCACCTAA